From a single Arachis hypogaea cultivar Tifrunner chromosome 3, arahy.Tifrunner.gnm2.J5K5, whole genome shotgun sequence genomic region:
- the LOC112790317 gene encoding probable inactive purple acid phosphatase 28 — MDPYTKHHQNRKNSLFYLLLVLAAAHLLSRKLYLDGDETVRVKKVADLPLRFRSDGTFKILQVADMHYGIGKVTRCRDVLSSEFDFCSDLNTTQFLERIIRAENPDFIAFTGDNIFGSSTPDAAESLSKAFGPAMESGIPWAAVLGNHDHESSMNREELMSFMSLMDYSVSQINPSFDGLTRTTKGGVTTKIDGFGNYNIKVYGAPGSTMANSSILNLFFLDSGGRAFYQGFRTYEGIRESQLNWLQGQKQDPLNPSEDIPLGKPPALAFFHIPIPEIPQLWYKKIVGQFQEAVACPRVNSGALKTFVSMGDVKAVFMGHDHTNDFCGNLDGIWFCYGGGFGYHAYGKPGWPRRARIIMAELKKGKNSWMGVERIKTWKRLDDKKLIKIDEQILWDQRLSR, encoded by the exons ATGGATCCTTACACAAAGCATCATCAGAACCGCAAAAACTCTCTCTTCTATCTCTTGTTGGTGCTGGCAGCCGCTCACCTGCTCTCTCGCAAGCTCTACCTCGACGGAGACGAAACAGTGCGCGTCAAGAAGGTCGCCGATCTCCCCCTTCGCTTCCGTTCCGACGGAACCTTCAAGATCCTTCAGGTGGCGGACATGCACTACGGCATCGGCAAGGTCACTCGCTGCCGAGACGTCTTGTCCTCCGAGTTCGATTTCTGCTCCGATCTCAACACCACTCAGTTTCTCGAGCGCATCATTCGCGCCGAGAATCCTGATTTCATTGCCTTCACTG GGGATAACATATTTGGATCAAGTACACCTGATGCTGCAGAATCTCTTAGTAAGGCCTTTGGTCCTGCCATGGAGTCGGGCATTCCTTGGGCAGCAGTCCTGGGGAACCATGACCATGAATCATCTATGAATCGGGAAGAATTAATGAGCTTCATGTCCCTTATGGATTATTCTGTCTCTCAAATCAATCCATCATTTGATGGTCTCACTAGAACTACTAAAGGTGGTGTGACAACTAAAATTGATGGCTTTGGGAATTATAACATAAAAGTATATGGTGCTCCAGGTTCCACGATGGCAAACAGTAGCATTTTGAATCTTTTCTTTCTTGACAGTGGAGGAAGGGCTTTCTATCAGGGATTTCGAACATACGAGGGTATAAGGGAATCTCAACTTAATTGGCTCCAG GGGCAAAAACAGGATCCTCTTAATCCAAGTGAGGATATTCCCCTTGGCAAACCACCAGCACTTGCATTTTTCCATATTCCGATCCCAGAAATTCCACAGCTGTGGTACAAAAAGATTGTTGGCCAATTTCAAGAGGCCGTAGCTTGTCCAAGAGTGAACTCAGGGGCCTTGAAGACCTTTGTCTCCATGGGAGATGTGAAGGCTGTGTTCATGGGCCATGACCACACGAATGATTTCTGCGGAAACTTGGATGGGATATGGTTTTGTTATGGTGGTGGCTTTGGATACCATGCCTATGGGAAGCCTGGTTGGCCAAGGAGAGCAAGGATCATCATGGCTGAACTTAAGAAGGGAAAGAATTCCTGGATGGGTGTGGAGAGAATCAAGACATGGAAACGCCTTGATGATAAGAAACTGATCAAGATCGATGAACAAATCCTGTGGGATCAACGGCTGTCAAGATGA
- the LOC112770289 gene encoding protein At-4/1-like codes for MKEELERASKEVFFKEDEHKKAMKLLQQEYEEKIAGLEAEIKACLHKEATYESTTSQLHQDLTAHKNHMQVLANRLDQIHFEVESKYNVEIQDLRDCLLAEQEEKNELNRKIKKLEKELVICKEKLVDQQQEMTSNWQVETLKQKIMKLRKENEVLKRKLSHSQEVK; via the exons ATGAAAGAGGAACTGGAAAGAGCAAGTAAAGAAGTTTTCTTTAAAGAAGAT GAACATAAAAAGGCTATGAAACTGCTTCAGCaagaatatgaagaaaaaattgcAGGATTAGAAGCTGAGATTAA GGCATGTCTACATAAGGAAGCCACATATGAATCAACCACAAGTCAGCTGCATCAAGATTTAACAGCACATAAAAATCATATGCAAGTCCTAGCTAACAGGTTGGACCAAATCCATTTTGAAGTGGAATCAAAAT ATAATGTTGAGATTCAAGACTTGAGAGATTGCCTCCTGGCTGAGCAGGAAGAAAAAAATGagttaaacagaaaaataaagaaactgGAAAAGGAAT TGGTGATTTGCAAAGAGAAGTTGGTAGACCAGCAGCAAGAAATGACCTCAAACTGGCAAGTGGAGACACTAAAGCAGAAGATCATGAAACTAAGAAAGGAGAATGAGGTGCTCAAAAGGAAGTTGTCTCATTCTCAAGAGGTGAAGTAA